tgtaactcagCTCTGGGGAGATCCAACGCCCTCTTTGGgactccaagggcactgcattcACAGAGACAGGcgtgcatacacataatttaaaataaaatgaatagggctagagagatggctcaggagttaggaACACCTTACTGTTCTCCCCAAGGacctaggttccattcccagcagccatgttgggtggctcacaacagcctgtaactctagtcccagggggtCTGATGCATTTATCTGGCCCCAAGAATAcaatatacacagacacacatacatttgaaaataagttaacttttaaaagatgCATCTTCCTCCAGAtggtggcagcacacgcctttaatcccagcagttgggaggcggggacaagcagatctcttgagtttgaggtcagcctggtttacaaagtaatttccaggacagccaggactgttacacagagaaaccctgtcttgaaaaaaaaaaatcttccatttaaaaattaaaaataaaagctgggcagtggcagcacacacctttaatcccagcactcgggaggcagaggcaggtagatctcttgtgagtttgagtccagcctggtctacagaactagttccaggatagccaggactgttaaacagagaaaccctatctcaaaaaacaaaaaacaaacaaatctttctttttttagaaagaaagaaaccatgccTTATGTCCTGCAAACCCTCCACACCCTAGGACAGATGGAAAACCCAGGACACCTCCTTTTCCTCAAGAgaccaagcctggaggcacgttaatcccagcactcaggcgactgaggcaggagaatgagagttcaaggctagcctgggttaaaTACCGAGATCAGTCTCTAATTTATCAACTCAGTCATTCAAATTTGGGCCAAATTAAAATGAAGTTTCTAGAAgcagagatgaagagagagaagatggcGTTTGTCTCTGCAGGGTCTTGTCCTTCACAGCCACAGCCGCCGTCTCAGTCCCACACAGTCCATTGGCTGGTACAGGCCCAGTGCTCAGAGGCAGCTCATAATGACAACACTGAGAGAAACTGCTCACAAAACCGAAAACTCTGTCAGACAGGAACCCATTAACATCAAGGGCCCGAATATAGCAATAGGATGGCAGCCGAGTGCTGTATCAGTCACCTgttctgtccttggggttctgacggGACACGCCCTCAGcggcagccactaagagcaccacgggtgggccctgcccacctcctgtcctctctctctctctctctctctctctctctctctctctctctctccttttctctgctcctctttcctctctcctgttgttcttgcccccagaggccagtctcccccctcccctttccccttttttatgatccctttccctaataaaatcccctctgcttgaaccctgtggcatagtgtctttctctcttcatgccacttttctttaattacaaCACTGGGTTCTGTCCTTGGATGCTAGCTTACATTTTCTCAGTAAGGCCAGTCTGTAAGcagattttagttttttttgtttttttgtttttttgtttgttttttttttgacacagggtttctctgtggctttggaggctgtcctggaactagctcttgtagaccaggctagtctcgaactcacaagagatctgcctgcctctgcctcccgagtgctgggattaaaggcgtgttcctggctagttattttttttttatagtcacATGGCTGCTCAGACATGGAAAGAGCTACCTTTGAGTTCAATGCACACTTGAGTGGTGTTTCTTTCAGTCTGTTCTGAATCTCCGTGGGGGCTCCATTCTGCAGCAGTGTCTCTATAATACCCTGGTAACCCCAGCGTGCAGCAATGTGCAGGGCTGTGTCTCCTTTTTCATTTCCAATATCCAATCTGCAGGTCTGGGCATCATAGTAGACCAGAGCCTTCACACACTGCAAAGACACAGCAAAACCATTATTCTCTCGCATGAAAGAAAGCCTAGGGCAATGTCAGTGCTGCCATGAGCCATGAGTCATGAGCCAGGTCCCGGCTTGACCAAGACTTCACTCACCAAGACAAAAATACAGAAACCAGCAGTTATAATTCAAGGGTTCCACATTCCCTGATCAagacacttcattttttttttttcaaaaggacCCAattgactcagtggtagagcccctgcctagaatcccccagtgagggggctggaggggcgtggctcagtggtagagcccctgcctagaatcccccagtgaggggctgggggcgtggctcatgGATGCCTAGAATCCCCTCAGTGAGGggccccagtgaggggctggggtgggctcagtggtagagcccctgcctagaatcccccagtgaggggctgtggTGTGAATTTGTGATATATATCTTTGCCTTCTTGTCTAGCATGCAAGGAGGCCTTGGAGGAAATTCCTAATAACAAGCAAAACATGACAGGGgcggtggcggggggggggggggggggggggggggcccgggAGTGGGAGGggggcaacaacaacaaaaaaatcaccaATTGTCAATTAATAAGAAGTGAGCAGCCCTGCTTACAATCCCAGTGTTTGGAAAGCTAAAGgggtttgaggctaccctggatGACAGACCGGGATagcctgtttcaaaacaagctaaaacataataaaattagttTTCAGAGTTGTAAAACAAAGTTGGACTACTGCAGATAATTACGCATATTGGAAAAacctttaagaaaatgaaattgtagAGTGGACTGCGGAACCATCCAAAATGAATCACAAAGGAGGGGCCGGGTAAGCACTTACTAACAATGCTATATACAGATGGGTACCGCCAGCTAcagcttcctgcctggatcaccacttctttactacatttcccagaatcctccttgactcctagtcccgcctaacttgctgcctcattggccaaacagtactttatcaatcatccaataagacagacacatacacagaagcacttcccccatcaaaaggTAACCTCAATTGGGAGAATGCCTCCATCACGTtgtcctgtaggcaagtctgtgcagcattttctcagttagggGTCAATGTGGAAAGCCCCACTGAGTACCTGCCACCCCTGGGCAGCTGGGTCctggaagcaggctgagcaagccagaaagcagctcccctccatggccactgcttcagtttctgggttcctgccctgagttcctgacttcccttcatgctATACGGTGACCTGCAAGGTGAAATAAACACCCCCCTTCCCAAGCTGtgtgtggtcatggtgttcatcacagcaataaagacCCAAACTAGGACGAGGTAGGGGGAGAGAATACAATCCACACTGTTGTCACTTTCTGACCCCCACGCCTGCCGTGGCACCCATCCCATCATgagcacgcgcacacacacacacatacacacacacacacacacacacacacacacacaataaaaaaaagtaaataaaattataaaattacatGCCAGCATTTCAATAATTATCAACACAAACCACAACACTGGACTAGTCCCAAATGTGTAATTCTTCACAAGTGAGAGATATGTAAAGCAGCGGTTGGGTGCGGCGGGTGTTACTTACATCCTCGTGCCCGTGGGTACAGGCCAGGTGCAGCGGGGTGTTGCCATTGTTGTCCTGCACCTCAGTGCTGGCCTTGtagtgcagcagcagcagctggcagAGGAGAGAAGACAGCAGCTGAGCCCAAGAAGGAGCACGGAGCACCACGGCATCCACAAGTGTGTCCTCCCAGGGGTGGGGTCACGGCCCTATCTTAAAACATTGCACACACTAAGCACGCTTGGCCCTAAATccaaaatattatttcctttcttttttcaatattaGGGGGAGAAACCCAGGGCCCCACCCATGCTATAGATGCTTCAACACAGAGATACACCCCCGGCTCCCCAAACCTGAAAAGTGCTGAGCTTTTGACATAACCCAAGTAGAAAATCCCATACCAGGTCTCATGGGACATGGGCCAAAGCAGAGAAACTCTAAGATACTTACAACCTTAT
This genomic stretch from Cricetulus griseus strain 17A/GY unplaced genomic scaffold, alternate assembly CriGri-PICRH-1.0 unplaced_scaffold_593, whole genome shotgun sequence harbors:
- the LOC118239822 gene encoding ankyrin repeat domain-containing protein 27-like; the protein is RSASSTGEKSFCSAGQASLIDFLVSKGAIVNATDYHGSTPLHLACQKGFQSVTLLLLHYKASTEVQDNNGNTPLHLACTHGHEDCVKALVYYDAQTCRLDIGNEKGDTALHIAARWGYQGIIETLLQNGAPTEIQNRLKETPLKCALNSKVALSMSEQPCDYKKKITKFSVL